CTGGAGCTGCCTCCCCAAAGCGTGCAACTGAGGGACTGAGCCCGTGTTCCTGTGACAAACAATGCTAAATTGCACTAGGTTAGCCAGGCGGTCCCTGACCCCTAAGTAACCTGCCCAGAGAGGCAGGAATGCATCACCCATGGGGGCTGCAGCCCCAAGCCCTCGGTGGGAATGGACACTCTCCTGGATAAGCCCTGCGAAGCGCACTGTAGCCCCAAGGGTGCTGCGGCCCCGGGGGACCAGACACCAGGTGGGAAGCTGTGGTCCCGGTGCTCGGGGCAGGATGGgagggttctctctccccccaggCCTCTGCAGGCAGCCCCTCACTTGCTcactgcccccccgcccccaccccgggctgTGGGCTTTTGGGACTCACATGGCTGCGGCACCAAGCTGGGGTCTGGCCTCAGACGCAGCCTCCTGGGCCCGGCAGTAACCCTCGGCACAGGCACAGATAACCCGCAGGACCCGCACTGTGGCCCAAAAGCGAGGCTTCAGGAGAGGGCCGAGGGGAGCCAGTCCCAGAACAACCCCCTGGCACCGGCCCCTCCCGGCACGAGTGGAGCTGGCAGAACTGGGAAGCTCCCGCCCGAAGACACTGCTCTCACACCGCTTCCGTCCTGTGAGACACACCCCCATTTTGACAGGAATAAGGTCTGCACTTCAGAGGCACACAGAGACCCCAGGTCACCCTCTGGGAAGGGACCTTATCCGACTACGTTCCCCCTCCTGTCCTCCCAAACTGCAGCCCCCTCACCGATGCACTCCAGCTTCTTCTGGGGGCAGCTCTCCAGAACCAGCAACCCCAGCTCCTGGGCTGCAGCACAGTAGGGGAAGGCGCCGGCTCCTGTGGCCTCCAGGCCCCGGGGCAGGAGCTTCGTGGGAACGCCTATGGCCGTTGGGGGCGCGTTCCTGTAGAGCTCCATGCTCCTGCTCAGGGCGGCCTCCcggaggcggtgcacgctcctggggcagggagaggccaggcTCAGCGGCCCAGGGGGCTCTGCCCCACGGACAGAAGCGGCGCTAGGGAAAGCTCGCCGTGCCCAGAGTCACAGGTTCTTGCAAAGCAGAAACATCTGAGGGTGGCCTCAGGGTAAAGCACCAGCTGGAAGCACGGTCAAAAGTGTGCCTCAGGGATCAACGAGCGGGGAAGGCCCCTGTGGGGGCCTGAAACTGGGATCATACCTGTAGAGTGCCAGCAGCAAGGGCCACAGTGGGGAGAAGAAAGGCTCCTCGATGCAGGCCAGGCATCGGTCCTTGGAGGCGGCCGCATTCAGGCCTTCGAAAGCCAGGAGAGTCAGCGAAAGCAGCCTGTCTGCCGGGAGCAGAGCCGGCACAATGGCACTGTGGGGACAGCCAGGCCCTCCGGCCCCAGGCTGGCAGCCCCTGGAGATCATCCTCAGCCAGCCCGGGGTGCCCAAGTGGGCCCCACACCtgccatcccctctcccaccctcctagAGCCAGCCGCAGTGTGGGCAGAGCCGCAGGGTCCCGGCTCAGTGGAGAGCGCTCTGCCTGAacctccctccactcccctcaccccccccccaacttctgtGTCCATGGGGCCTGGGGTCAGAGCACTTAGGAGCTCACAGACTCATGCCCAGCTCCCCCGAGGAACTAAGACGACAGGctgagaaaaagcaaaggacagcCTCTTTCTGAAGGGGTTGCACCCCAAACTGTGGGAACCTGGAGGAATTTTAGAGGCATATTTAAAGACAAGACCTGAGGCCCCGGGAGATGGGAGGCCCATCCAGGGTCCCTGCTGGAGCTTTGGGCCCTGTCGGGCCTGCCTCACTGACCTCTGGAGAACCCTGAAAGCCTTCCTCCTTGGGAGTCCCCAGCCACCCTAGGCACCCAACCCTTAGAGAATCCACACACTATTCTCAAAAATGGAAAAGGCTGCAGGGACGAGCCCGTTGTCACCACCGCCAGGCTGCACACACCCAATGGTCCTTGGTTCGGAATCACCAGAGCCCAGCCCTATGGGCCAGCCAGGACCACCTGGCAGCCAGAGGCTCTGAGAGCAGGCCCTTCCTCAAACAGGAGGCTGGAACGAAGCAGCCCGGTGGGAAGACAACCGGGGACTGGGGAGACCTCGGCCAGCCGGCCAGCCGGCCCAGCTGCTCTCACAGCGGGGTGCGTTCCTGTCTGCTCCGCCAGGATTTGCCCCAGAGAAGGGCAGACGCAGAGGGCTCTGCAGATCTGGATGGCCTCCGCCACCCAGAGGAAGGCCTGTCCTTCCCGGGGCCTGTCCTGGGCCTGTGGAAAGCTTTGTGCTGCGTGTGTCggagcagccccctcccccgcacGCCCGTCCTGCGGGCACGCCGGCCCTCACCGATGGCGTTGTGTATGTCCTTGACGGTACTCTTCAGCTGCTCGGACAACGGCTCCGTCTTCACCCCCGAGGCCTGGGGCTCAGGCGGCCTCCCAcgcccccggccccacccctcAGAAGCGGCCAAGAAGTGTTCGAGGTCTTCGAAGGAGCTGTGTCTGCTCTGCACGCCCGGCGGGGTGTGTGCCAGCGGGGAGGCAGGCCCGGCGGGGCCGCCGTCCGCCCCTCCCTCGGGGGGGCCGGCGTGCGGCGGGGGCGTGGGGGGGCTGCCGTGGGCGCCGTCCGGGGGCCGAGGGGCGGGGCCCGGCTCCGCGGGGGAAAGCACGCAGTAGAGGCTCTGCGAGGGCCGGAGCCGCCGGCTCCCGGGAGCCCGCAGCCCGTCGGCGTCTGGGGACAAGGCGCAGCAGCCGGGGGTGGAAGCGGCGCCCGCGGCGCCCCTGCTCACGACGGGGTACAGCGCCCGGTACACCGCACACTGGAGCTTCTTCAGGAGCTGCGAGATGGGGTGGTCGGGAACGCTGCGCAGAGGAAGAGGTGCGGGGCTGTGGCGCGGGGCCCGGCCCCGCTGGACGGGTTTTGGCGGAGCAACCCTTGAATTGTTTCCTCGGGAGCGAATGTGGCAGATAAAGTCTGACCCGAGTCCCCCTGGCAGCTAAAAGACCAGCAGGGTGGCTGGATGGGGGGCGTCTGCAAGCCCAGCCCCGCCGAGGGGGCCTGAGCGTGGCGCGTTCGGCCACCCCCGCCCGCGTCCTTCACCCCTTCCCTTTCTGATCTTTTTGGCCGCTGTCAGGGCCAACcagggggccgggggtgggggtgggggtgggggggggtggggggaggccctgGTACCTGAGCAGGTGGGAGACCAGGCTGGTCACCAGCGACAGGTCCCCCGGGCTCTTCTTGAGCTGGGCTCTCCAGTGCTTCGGCCAGTCCTGCAGGGCAGGAGTCTCTGGAGGGCATGGCGGGGTCCCCACAACCTTCCCTGCCAAGGCCGCACCCCAGGCCAGCGCCACACTGTCCGTGTCCTCCCTGGGGCGTAGGGAAGGCCCACGCCAACAGGCctcaggaccccccccccaatagcAACCTGTGACAACCCCACCCCCTGTGACAACCCCACCCCCGTGCCCAGCGGCGGGGACTCACGTGGTCTTGCTCGTACTCGAGGATGGCGGCATAGAGGGCCCGCTGCTCCCGCTCCTCCGGGGTCAGGGCCACCTGACTGCAGAACCTCCTGGGGAGGAagacaggggctgggggcctccgagctgggtgggcaggggagggagcccCCAGCAGCCCACTCAGCAGCCCCGAGACCTGTGGGAGGAGACGCACCTGTCGGCCGCCTCCTGGAGCCGCAGCCGCcgctcctccctcttcctctgcagcTGTGCCGGCAGGGTCAAGGCTGTGTCTGTCCTGAGGACCCCCATCGGGAGGTGAGgccgggtggggcggggcggggcggggcagcgGGGCCTGAGGACGGGTGCTCACTCAGGGAAGGGAGCAAGCCCTAGCTGACCTGAAGGATGGGGAGGAGCCCATGGGTGCTGAGAGGAACAGAACGCCCGCCCGTGTGAAGGCCAGGAAGGCAGGAGCCGCCCCTCCAGGGCAGTCTCTCTGAGGCTGGAAGAGTTCTGTCCCACACTCCGACCCTGGCACCTTcacttcccccctccccgcctccttcAGCCAGGACaccagggaaggacagaaaggatACGGTCTCCTCCCGGGCTTTGGCGATCACAAGGTTCTCCATCACCTGCCGCTGCAGGGACAGGGTctaggaagggaaggagaaaataaagcctGTTCCTCTTCCACCGGCAACCCAGACCCTCCCTGGGACCCGCTTACCAGGGAGGTCTTCTGCAGGGCCTGGCTGGGGTCCAGACGGGCCATCCGGGCCTCGTAGGCGGCCTTCAGCTTCTGGTTCTGCAGAGAGGCTTCCTGCAGGGGCGTCAGCTCCCTGCAGACAGAGACGAGCTGCTGTGCTGTCCAGGCCCCAGGAAGCCCTGGAGTGCCCCCCTGACTGCGTTCTGAGACCAGAAGGAGGCGGTGATGGGGGCAGGCAGgaaatgggaaggagggaggaggtgcaGGGTGGGCTGGAGACCTCTGTCCTGCTGAAACCTGGGCCTGCAGTCGCCAGGCCTCCTGCGTTTTCAAGAAAAGCGGCACACTGCGCTTTCCGCATCCACACGTTGGGCAACAACACGGAACTTTTTAGGGGCATCGTGTGAGCCAAACAGCTAGATAACTTTGCCACCCGTGGGAGAGAGAACCAAAGCCTGCTTATTAGAAATAGCTGCCGAGGGCCAACCTCCATGCCCCCACCCAAACTGCTGGTGTCACATGTCTTCATGCTTCTGTGGTAGGAGAGGGTAAGCTGTGAGGATGCCAACTGGCAAGGGAAAATGTGTCCCGGGGTGGGAGTCCCGTGGGGAGTCCGGCCCCGCGATGGCACATGCAGAAATGAGGTAGCAGTGGCCCCCAAGGCCTGGCAGCAGCAGCGCCAGGAGGAGCCAGCCTTGTTTATCCTCCTGGGGGTTCTTCTGTCTGTGTCTAAGTGAGTTTTATCAGTTCCAGAAGCTTATATACTGTTATCTCTTCAAATaatgcctctcttcctctttctttcttctctttttctggaactcCAATAATCTTGTGTCAGATCTCCTAGCTCTGTCTCAGATTTCgtcttctttcctccccctaTGAGAGTCATTCTGGATATCTTTTGATCTTTCAACCAATTCGCTCATTCTTTCTTCAACTACGTCTACTCTGTTGGTACAATATTGAccacgtgtgtctgtgtgcatgtgtgtgttttcactggagaatataatttgttattatttccaattcgtttttaaaaacaattttggtattatgttttctgtttcctttcaacGTGGTTCTTTATTTGCTGGGTTATACTCTCTGGCCTTTTGTTCCCTGCAGctattttcaaatttgcttttcaCTTTTGTCACTGAGGACAACATGACTGTGTTGTGATGTGTGTCTGGTAACTTCCCCTGAACACTTGGAAGTCTGTGTCTGCTATTACTCTGTaaatttctggtttctttttgtgCTTGGTTATCTCTCACTGTGCATCATTTGTGCATGCTGAAGATGCTT
This portion of the Panthera uncia isolate 11264 chromosome E2 unlocalized genomic scaffold, Puncia_PCG_1.0 HiC_scaffold_20, whole genome shotgun sequence genome encodes:
- the VPS9D1 gene encoding VPS9 domain-containing protein 1 isoform X2; translation: MAAAAGDGAVKPLQCAMKLANGAIELDTGNRPREAYTEYLRSIHYISQVLLEEVETTKGGETVAPDTSKMLKLAEQCLERAQSTAAKLGKTHLKPAMPTAAPVPSPTSRHRRVYSDEGGKLSPFLPPEIFQKLQVVESQSSKKELTPLQEASLQNQKLKAAYEARMARLDPSQALQKTSLTLSLQRQVMENLVIAKAREETLQRKREERRLRLQEAADRRFCSQVALTPEEREQRALYAAILEYEQDHDWPKHWRAQLKKSPGDLSLVTSLVSHLLSVPDHPISQLLKKLQCAVYRALYPVVSRGAAGAASTPGCCALSPDADGLRAPGSRRLRPSQSLYCVLSPAEPGPAPRPPDGAHGSPPTPPPHAGPPEGGADGGPAGPASPLAHTPPGVQSRHSSFEDLEHFLAASEGWGRGRGRPPEPQASGVKTEPLSEQLKSTVKDIHNAIDRLLSLTLLAFEGLNAAASKDRCLACIEEPFFSPLWPLLLALYRSVHRLREAALSRSMELYRNAPPTAIGVPTKLLPRGLEATGAGAFPYCAAAQELGLLVLESCPQKKLECIVRVLRVICACAEGYCRAQEAASEARPQLGAAAIGADDLLPILSFVVLRSGLPQLVSECAALEEFIHEGYLIGEEGYCLTSLQSALSYVELLPRGALGK
- the VPS9D1 gene encoding VPS9 domain-containing protein 1 isoform X1 gives rise to the protein MAAAAGDGAVKPLQCAMKLANGAIELDTGNRPREAYTEYLRSIHYISQVLLEEVETTKEGGETVAPDTSKMLKLAEQCLERAQSTAAKLGKTHLKPAMPTAAPVPSPTSRHRRVYSDEGGKLSPFLPPEIFQKLQVVESQSSKKELTPLQEASLQNQKLKAAYEARMARLDPSQALQKTSLTLSLQRQVMENLVIAKAREETLQRKREERRLRLQEAADRRFCSQVALTPEEREQRALYAAILEYEQDHDWPKHWRAQLKKSPGDLSLVTSLVSHLLSVPDHPISQLLKKLQCAVYRALYPVVSRGAAGAASTPGCCALSPDADGLRAPGSRRLRPSQSLYCVLSPAEPGPAPRPPDGAHGSPPTPPPHAGPPEGGADGGPAGPASPLAHTPPGVQSRHSSFEDLEHFLAASEGWGRGRGRPPEPQASGVKTEPLSEQLKSTVKDIHNAIDRLLSLTLLAFEGLNAAASKDRCLACIEEPFFSPLWPLLLALYRSVHRLREAALSRSMELYRNAPPTAIGVPTKLLPRGLEATGAGAFPYCAAAQELGLLVLESCPQKKLECIVRVLRVICACAEGYCRAQEAASEARPQLGAAAIGADDLLPILSFVVLRSGLPQLVSECAALEEFIHEGYLIGEEGYCLTSLQSALSYVELLPRGALGK
- the VPS9D1 gene encoding VPS9 domain-containing protein 1 isoform X3 — translated: MAAAAGDGAVKPLQCAMKLANGAIELDTGNRPREAYTEYLRSIHYISQVLLEEVETTKEGGETVAPDTSKMLKLAEQCLERAQSTAAKLGKTHLKPAMPTAAPVPSPTSRHRRVYSDEGGKLSPFLPPEIFQKLQVVESQSSKKELTPLQEASLQNQKLKAAYEARMARLDPSQALQKTSLTLSLQRQVMENLVIAKAREETLQRKREERRLRLQEAADRRFCSQVALTPEEREQRALYAAILEYEQDHDWPKHWRAQLKKSPGDLSLVTSLVSHLLSVPDHPISQLLKKLQCAVYRALYPVVSRGAAGAASTPGCCALSPDADGLRAPGSRRLRPSQSLYCVLSPAEPGPAPRPPDGAHGSPPTPPPHAGPPEGGADGGPAGPASPLAHTPPGVQSRHSSFEDLEHFLAASEGWGRGRGRPPEPQASGVKTEPLSEQLKSTVKDIHNAIDRLLSLTLLAFEGLNAAASKDRCLACIEEPFFSPLWPLLLALYRSVHRLREAALSRSMELYRNAPPTAIGVPTKLLPRGLEATGAGAFPYCAAAQELGLLVLESCPQKKLECIVRVLRVICACAEGYCRAQEAASEARPQLGAAAMRAGGVQGEQPASPGPVQRPSWGLQGYGD